The Fimbriimonas ginsengisoli Gsoil 348 genome window below encodes:
- the lnt gene encoding apolipoprotein N-acyltransferase, with translation MAAVARADDWRGRPWKQRFHRAWPCLASALLMLLAFPPFNLGPLVFVALVPWMLSLRQSSGREAWRSGYVFGFLYGLGQLFWVAQLVSRWVGSIAMGIIPWLIACSLYALYFGWAAVMMRHAWHRKWPWAIPLVWAGIEVIRSFIPTFAFPWGLLATPLWPFPGLIQQAHFGTIFLVSAWVALVNLIVALAALKSPYAVLQSYVATALAGLTISIMALSSHPASTPTPITIGQPGVDMAFGEPEKQIAALGRNITPIAEQAAKDGTSLLVLPEGISEAPTMPPSTVFRIPPGLPVIFGGRRGTGPTYQSAFSFDGKRWQHVDKTRLVVFGEFVPGRHLFPFLTQAFKMPDSDMEPGTEGVKAIDIAGMRVGPIICFEAMFPDVAYLQQVNGARLLTVIGIDDWYMDGNAPMQMRAASVWRAVETGLPLVRSMTLGYSFACDGHGQILAEAPLGKPMGLRVNMPIPRESTMFHAAPLFPLGFAVFTLAMPWLRPRKPRE, from the coding sequence ATGGCAGCCGTCGCTAGGGCCGACGACTGGCGCGGCCGGCCGTGGAAGCAGCGATTCCACCGGGCATGGCCGTGCCTCGCTTCCGCCTTGCTGATGCTGCTAGCGTTCCCACCGTTCAACCTGGGACCGCTCGTTTTCGTCGCCCTCGTCCCGTGGATGCTTTCCCTGCGCCAATCGTCCGGGCGCGAGGCCTGGCGGTCGGGTTACGTTTTTGGCTTCCTCTACGGACTCGGGCAGCTCTTCTGGGTGGCCCAGCTCGTTAGCCGATGGGTCGGCAGCATCGCGATGGGGATCATCCCCTGGCTGATCGCTTGCTCCCTCTATGCCCTCTACTTCGGCTGGGCGGCGGTGATGATGCGCCATGCGTGGCATCGCAAATGGCCGTGGGCCATTCCGCTCGTGTGGGCCGGCATCGAGGTGATCCGCTCGTTCATCCCTACTTTCGCCTTCCCCTGGGGACTATTGGCGACGCCGCTGTGGCCCTTCCCGGGGCTTATCCAACAAGCGCACTTCGGGACGATCTTCTTAGTGTCTGCCTGGGTCGCGCTCGTCAATTTGATCGTCGCGCTGGCGGCCCTTAAATCGCCGTATGCGGTCCTGCAAAGCTACGTGGCGACCGCGCTGGCCGGGCTAACGATCTCGATCATGGCCCTCTCATCGCATCCCGCTTCGACGCCAACCCCGATCACCATCGGCCAGCCGGGCGTGGACATGGCGTTTGGCGAGCCGGAGAAGCAGATCGCGGCGCTCGGCCGGAACATCACGCCGATCGCGGAGCAGGCGGCGAAGGACGGCACCTCCCTTTTGGTGCTCCCGGAGGGGATATCCGAGGCGCCCACGATGCCGCCGAGCACGGTTTTTCGGATCCCGCCCGGTCTCCCCGTGATTTTCGGCGGCCGCCGCGGCACCGGACCGACCTACCAATCGGCCTTTTCGTTCGATGGCAAGCGGTGGCAGCATGTGGACAAAACCCGGCTCGTCGTCTTTGGGGAGTTCGTACCCGGCCGCCACCTTTTCCCTTTCCTGACCCAGGCATTTAAGATGCCGGACAGCGACATGGAGCCGGGGACAGAGGGGGTCAAGGCGATCGACATCGCGGGGATGCGCGTCGGCCCGATTATCTGCTTCGAGGCGATGTTCCCCGACGTCGCGTATCTGCAACAGGTGAACGGCGCGCGCCTTCTGACCGTCATCGGGATCGACGACTGGTACATGGATGGCAACGCCCCGATGCAGATGCGAGCCGCATCCGTGTGGCGCGCGGTTGAAACCGGCCTTCCGTTGGTCCGCTCGATGACGCTTGGGTACAGCTTCGCCTGCGATGGCCATGGACAGATCCTCGCCGAGGCGCCGCTCGGCAAACCGATGGGGCTGCGCGTGAACATGCCGATCCCCAGGGAATCGACCATGTTCCACGCCGCCCCGCTATTCCCCCTCGGCTTCGCCGTTTTCACTCTCGCCATGCCTTGGCTGAGGCCGCGAAAGCCTAGAGAGTAA
- a CDS encoding HD domain-containing phosphohydrolase, giving the protein MLFVDDEPRVLDGMRRQMWALRTEWEGIYVPDAEVAWARLEEGQIDAVVSDLNMPGRSGIELLKSVRESPRFKGLPFFLLTGNSEVMFRRVSLESGATEYLAKPCDFKELTARLRNAFVLKDLQDEIKAEKSDLEIRLADRNRDLERAQRELLFRLAKAAEARDVEVGNHIARVGVFSRMLAEEIGLEPGFQRRILLTSPLHDVGKIGIPDSILRKPGPLDPEERRLMETHTTIGGQILAGELPRVLTSLESDEPAADFEFIHTAARIAMSHHERWDGKGYPNGIGGEEIPVEARIVSVADVYDALRNARPYKGPVSREKTMQIISEGAGSQFDTKIVDAFKARIEELETMLEFMSDAQPEPVAQ; this is encoded by the coding sequence ATCCTCTTCGTCGACGACGAGCCCCGGGTTTTAGATGGAATGCGCCGCCAAATGTGGGCGCTTCGCACCGAGTGGGAAGGAATCTACGTCCCCGATGCCGAAGTCGCCTGGGCGCGGCTCGAAGAAGGGCAGATCGACGCCGTCGTCTCCGACCTTAACATGCCGGGCCGGAGCGGCATCGAGCTCTTGAAGAGCGTCCGGGAAAGCCCGCGATTCAAAGGACTCCCGTTCTTCCTGCTCACCGGAAACAGCGAAGTAATGTTTCGCCGCGTCTCGCTGGAAAGCGGCGCCACCGAGTACCTCGCCAAGCCGTGCGATTTCAAAGAGCTCACCGCCCGCCTGCGGAATGCCTTCGTCCTCAAGGATCTTCAAGACGAAATTAAAGCGGAAAAGTCGGACTTGGAGATTCGATTAGCCGACCGCAACCGCGACTTGGAGCGGGCCCAGCGCGAGCTGTTGTTCCGGTTGGCCAAAGCCGCCGAGGCGCGCGACGTGGAGGTCGGCAATCACATCGCCCGGGTCGGTGTCTTCTCGCGCATGCTGGCGGAGGAGATCGGGTTAGAGCCGGGTTTTCAACGCCGCATCCTCCTCACCAGCCCCCTGCACGACGTCGGTAAGATCGGAATCCCGGACAGCATCCTTCGGAAGCCAGGTCCGCTCGACCCCGAGGAGCGCCGGCTCATGGAAACCCACACGACGATCGGAGGCCAGATCTTGGCCGGCGAGCTTCCCCGCGTGCTCACCAGCCTCGAGAGCGACGAACCGGCCGCCGATTTCGAGTTCATCCACACCGCCGCCCGGATCGCCATGTCGCACCACGAGCGCTGGGACGGCAAAGGGTATCCGAACGGCATCGGCGGCGAAGAAATTCCGGTGGAGGCCCGCATTGTGTCGGTGGCCGACGTCTACGACGCCCTGCGGAACGCCCGGCCCTACAAAGGACCGGTTTCGCGCGAGAAAACGATGCAAATCATCTCCGAGGGCGCGGGCAGCCAGTTCGATACGAAGATCGTCGACGCATTCAAGGCGCGGATCGAAGAGCTCGAGACGATGCTGGAATTTATGTCCGATGCCCAACCCGAGCCGGTCGCACAGTAA
- a CDS encoding NAD(P)/FAD-dependent oxidoreductase has product MSTGIPAGAKRRIVILGGGFGGAYAAQELSRRLNRDSFEITLIDRNNYLLFDPLLVEAGVGTIEPRHVVVPIRKFMPKSDFRMADVLGVNTELRQVTYRVVGRDESEKLHYDHLVFALGSITRIPDNIPGLKEHGFELKSLADAVELRDRAIRLLELANTVTEEAVRRELLRIVVIGANFTGVEIAGEYQAFLKEAAKDYPNVNPQEIDVLLLEFSDRILPAVHQNLADWVVLTLTQRGLDIRTKTTVTEIGPDYALLTTGERVSTHTVVWAAGIAPNPLIAKIPTFPTGQKGYIECERDLRVKGFDNVWAVGDSATVYDEKGRPYAATAQNATRQGPHAAKNIVAQINGEPLKPFDFNVLGSFAAIGHHAAAAEFKGRHFTGFIGWVMYRGAYLMKMPTFPMKLRLLMDWILELILPTEPVQLGVHRPETRQIGEVAMPANDFGPNKVTLLR; this is encoded by the coding sequence ATGTCAACAGGGATCCCTGCGGGCGCAAAGAGGCGCATCGTCATTCTTGGCGGAGGCTTCGGAGGCGCTTACGCGGCGCAGGAGCTTTCCCGGCGGCTGAACCGTGACTCATTTGAGATCACGTTGATCGACCGGAATAACTATCTCCTCTTCGATCCGCTATTGGTCGAGGCGGGAGTTGGAACGATCGAGCCTCGCCACGTCGTTGTTCCTATCCGCAAATTCATGCCGAAGTCGGACTTCCGGATGGCCGACGTCCTCGGGGTCAACACCGAGTTACGACAGGTTACCTACCGCGTTGTCGGCCGCGACGAGTCGGAGAAGCTGCACTACGACCACCTCGTCTTCGCGCTTGGCTCCATCACTCGTATTCCCGACAATATTCCCGGGCTTAAAGAGCACGGTTTCGAGTTGAAATCGCTTGCCGACGCGGTGGAGCTTCGTGACCGAGCGATTCGGCTACTCGAGCTGGCGAACACGGTGACCGAGGAGGCGGTGCGGCGCGAGCTGCTCCGGATCGTGGTCATCGGCGCTAATTTCACGGGGGTGGAGATCGCGGGCGAGTATCAGGCGTTCCTGAAGGAGGCGGCGAAGGATTACCCGAACGTAAATCCGCAGGAAATCGACGTGCTTCTCCTCGAATTCTCCGACCGGATTCTGCCGGCGGTCCACCAAAATCTCGCCGATTGGGTGGTTCTAACCTTGACCCAGCGAGGGCTCGACATTCGCACCAAGACCACGGTTACGGAGATCGGTCCGGATTACGCCTTGCTCACGACCGGAGAACGGGTATCCACCCATACCGTGGTGTGGGCGGCGGGGATCGCTCCAAACCCGCTGATTGCCAAGATTCCGACTTTTCCCACAGGCCAGAAGGGTTACATCGAGTGCGAGCGAGACCTCCGGGTGAAGGGATTCGATAACGTCTGGGCGGTGGGGGACTCGGCAACGGTGTACGACGAGAAGGGTCGTCCCTATGCGGCAACCGCGCAAAACGCGACGCGGCAGGGGCCGCACGCGGCCAAGAATATCGTGGCTCAGATCAACGGTGAGCCTTTGAAGCCGTTCGACTTCAATGTTCTGGGTTCGTTTGCCGCGATCGGCCATCACGCCGCGGCGGCGGAGTTCAAAGGAAGGCACTTTACCGGCTTTATCGGCTGGGTCATGTACCGGGGAGCCTATCTGATGAAGATGCCGACCTTCCCCATGAAGCTTCGCCTTCTCATGGACTGGATACTGGAGCTGATCTTGCCGACTGAGCCGGTTCAACTCGGTGTCCACCGTCCGGAGACGCGCCAAATCGGCGAGGTAGCGATGCCCGCCAACGACTTCGGACCGAATAAGGTGACCCTGCTCCGATAA
- a CDS encoding histidine phosphatase family protein, translating to MRLYLVRHGQTSWNVDGKAQGHTDISLDDSGLAQAYAVGEAFRGIEIDRIVSSDLQRAFQTAEAIQAATNAPAERRRDLRERSFGDWEGMDFRDLAATQIELGLQQGVSFTEVRPPNGESFADVWTRLDPFMDAIEESDERIAVVTHGGTCAVLLARLMRANVDSIRSFRFGNTAVTELERRADGFYLLVRYADTSHLADARALTGSVDGSRR from the coding sequence ATGCGCCTCTACCTTGTCCGCCATGGGCAGACTTCGTGGAATGTGGACGGGAAGGCTCAGGGGCACACGGATATTTCGCTCGACGACAGCGGGCTCGCCCAGGCGTATGCCGTCGGCGAAGCGTTCAGAGGCATCGAGATCGACCGCATTGTCAGCAGCGATCTCCAGCGAGCATTCCAAACCGCCGAGGCGATTCAGGCCGCTACCAACGCCCCGGCCGAACGGCGGCGTGATCTCCGCGAGCGGAGCTTTGGCGATTGGGAAGGGATGGATTTCCGCGATCTTGCGGCTACCCAGATCGAGCTTGGGCTCCAACAGGGCGTCTCGTTCACCGAAGTGCGTCCCCCAAACGGCGAGTCGTTCGCAGACGTTTGGACTCGCCTTGATCCATTCATGGACGCGATCGAAGAATCGGACGAGCGGATTGCCGTCGTCACCCACGGGGGTACTTGCGCCGTCCTGCTTGCCCGGCTCATGCGAGCCAATGTCGACTCCATTCGGTCGTTCCGGTTCGGCAATACGGCCGTGACGGAACTGGAACGCCGCGCAGATGGGTTCTATCTACTCGTGCGGTACGCAGACACCTCGCATCTCGCCGACGCTCGCGCCTTGACGGGGAGCGTCGATGGCAGCCGTCGCTAG
- the dxr gene encoding 1-deoxy-D-xylulose-5-phosphate reductoisomerase, translating to MKRVVVLGSTGSIGTQTLDVLRQYTDRFQVVGLAARSNDELLRRQAAEHRVTETALVDRDGMDAVTRLATLAEADIVVVAVAGVIGLIPTIEAIKAGKQIALASKEVLVAAGEVVMPLVQRNGVVMTPIDSEHSALFQCLQGYRSDQIESLILTASGGPFRGRTRADLEQITVDQALDHPTWRMGGKITIDSATLMNKGLEMIEAKWLFGVEMNQVEVVVHPQSIIHSMVKFRDGSVLGQLGWPDMRLPIAYALLYPERLPNGMRPWNPVDTPNVTFERVDESTFQSLALAREAAAIGGTMPCAMNAANEEAANAFLRSEIRFLQIPEIVEKTMAAHITEPANLEAILAADESARRSSRSLMKALT from the coding sequence ATGAAGCGCGTTGTCGTCTTGGGCTCGACCGGCAGTATCGGAACCCAGACTCTCGACGTGCTACGCCAGTACACCGACCGGTTTCAGGTCGTCGGCCTCGCCGCCCGCTCAAACGATGAGCTTTTGCGCCGGCAAGCCGCCGAGCACCGAGTCACTGAGACCGCGCTCGTCGACCGCGACGGCATGGACGCCGTTACCCGGCTCGCCACCTTGGCGGAGGCCGACATCGTCGTGGTCGCGGTGGCGGGAGTGATCGGGCTTATCCCCACGATTGAAGCGATCAAAGCGGGCAAACAGATCGCGCTTGCAAGCAAAGAGGTTCTCGTCGCGGCCGGTGAGGTGGTGATGCCGCTCGTCCAACGAAATGGGGTCGTGATGACGCCGATCGACAGCGAGCATTCCGCCCTTTTCCAGTGCTTGCAGGGTTACCGCTCCGACCAGATCGAGAGTCTCATTCTCACTGCCAGTGGCGGACCTTTCCGGGGTCGAACCCGCGCCGACCTGGAGCAGATCACCGTCGATCAGGCGCTCGACCATCCCACATGGCGGATGGGGGGCAAGATCACCATCGACTCGGCGACCTTGATGAACAAAGGTCTGGAGATGATCGAAGCGAAGTGGCTGTTCGGCGTCGAAATGAACCAAGTCGAAGTCGTTGTCCATCCCCAGAGCATCATTCACTCGATGGTCAAATTCCGCGACGGTTCGGTACTTGGGCAGCTCGGCTGGCCCGACATGCGGCTGCCGATCGCCTACGCCCTCCTATACCCAGAGCGACTCCCAAACGGCATGCGGCCGTGGAACCCGGTCGACACGCCAAACGTTACGTTCGAACGGGTCGACGAATCAACTTTCCAATCGCTGGCGCTCGCCCGCGAGGCGGCGGCGATCGGCGGCACGATGCCTTGCGCGATGAACGCGGCGAACGAAGAGGCGGCGAACGCGTTTCTCCGGAGCGAAATTAGGTTTCTTCAGATCCCCGAGATCGTGGAGAAAACGATGGCCGCCCACATAACCGAACCTGCGAACCTGGAAGCGATTTTGGCCGCCGACGAATCCGCCCGGCGTTCCTCGCGTAGTTTAATGAAGGCCCTGACCTAA
- a CDS encoding M50 family metallopeptidase has product MSVTQLLQYAGYGVVFIIMISILVAAHELGHYLFARLFNMGVEEFAIGFGKKPILIWGHRTYTLPIKPGENWDETGGKALAGAENTAALLSASLEGSNPDREIERIETPTGPVLRETTAFTVRPWPLGGFVRIKGMMPEEDGSETKITGGFYSKAPWQRFIVLLAGPMFSILAGIVLLTSVLMVDGKDVFNKQPVLGALTAGKPAELSGLKEGDRVLAIGNKPVSQFYDIIVAVRSSNGAPLEFQVDRAGVKSTHKVVAELDPEPSYQLGPDLETTDVKAKSYKIGILPKTNRIRLPFGAAVAEASNMPIEAVSGLAKLFKHPQNFKDNVGGPVTMVSATAAAVQVGFWKVVMLSALLSISVGIMNLLPAAPLDGGQMLMAVAEMLRGGRRLSLRSQAIANGIGLTFVAVLILSVWVVDIQRLATPSKPKPAAAKPK; this is encoded by the coding sequence ATGTCGGTGACGCAGCTTCTCCAATACGCCGGGTATGGCGTGGTGTTCATCATAATGATCTCGATCCTCGTGGCCGCCCACGAGCTCGGGCATTATCTCTTTGCGCGCTTGTTCAACATGGGCGTGGAGGAGTTCGCGATCGGTTTCGGCAAGAAGCCGATCCTAATTTGGGGCCACCGCACTTACACCCTGCCGATCAAGCCGGGTGAGAATTGGGACGAAACCGGGGGTAAAGCCCTTGCCGGAGCCGAGAACACTGCGGCTTTATTATCTGCCTCGCTCGAAGGCTCAAACCCCGATCGCGAAATCGAGCGGATCGAGACTCCCACTGGTCCCGTTCTGCGTGAAACCACCGCTTTCACCGTTCGCCCTTGGCCGCTCGGCGGGTTCGTGCGAATCAAGGGGATGATGCCCGAGGAAGACGGCAGCGAAACCAAGATCACCGGCGGCTTCTACAGCAAAGCCCCTTGGCAACGCTTTATCGTTCTGTTGGCCGGGCCGATGTTCAGCATCCTGGCCGGCATCGTTCTCCTGACGTCGGTGCTCATGGTCGACGGCAAAGACGTATTCAATAAGCAGCCAGTCCTCGGAGCCCTTACTGCGGGCAAACCAGCGGAGTTAAGTGGACTTAAGGAGGGTGATCGCGTCCTCGCTATCGGAAACAAACCGGTCTCGCAGTTCTACGACATCATCGTTGCGGTTCGAAGCAGCAACGGAGCGCCTTTGGAGTTCCAAGTAGATCGAGCGGGCGTGAAGTCGACTCACAAAGTTGTTGCGGAACTAGATCCTGAGCCGAGTTACCAACTTGGCCCCGATCTCGAAACGACCGATGTGAAGGCCAAGTCCTACAAGATCGGCATCTTGCCGAAAACTAACCGCATCCGCCTCCCGTTCGGGGCGGCGGTTGCCGAAGCCTCGAACATGCCGATCGAAGCGGTTTCAGGCTTGGCGAAGCTATTCAAACATCCTCAGAACTTCAAGGACAATGTTGGCGGCCCCGTAACCATGGTTTCCGCCACCGCTGCCGCCGTCCAGGTTGGGTTCTGGAAGGTCGTCATGCTTTCCGCCCTGCTCAGCATTTCGGTGGGGATCATGAACCTCCTCCCCGCCGCACCTCTCGACGGAGGACAGATGCTGATGGCCGTCGCCGAAATGCTCCGAGGTGGCCGCCGCCTAAGCCTCCGCTCCCAGGCCATCGCCAACGGAATCGGCCTCACTTTCGTCGCCGTCCTCATCCTAAGCGTATGGGTCGTCGATATCCAACGCCTAGCCACCCCCTCAAAACCCAAGCCCGCCGCCGCCAAACCCAAGTAG
- a CDS encoding two-component system sensor histidine kinase NtrB, with product MAMPIPAIELPPSAAARRDELFEINRQDLQRRTDRLFGLVMLLQYVGGVIAAAILSPRTWDGVGTVHPHLTMALVLGLLIAAPVWFLAAFFPGCDPNRFIIAIAQMLMSCLLIHISGGRMETHFHVFGSLAFLGFYRDWRVLVPAVLVVLADHALRGYFIPMSVYGIPTGAEWRFLEHAGWILFCAVFIGAACVQSRKEMYAVAERQALVEETKSRIEHVVIDRTHDLRESEARKTAIVASALDGIFALDGSGRITEMNPSAIAIFGFEDSQTRHPHIDKLISLEAGRGSIFDVMAAIKDRADGEGVRMEGTGFRPDGDFPMEISISPVHVYGEVTFTVLVRDVSERKRLEAKVSHGEKMETLGRLATGIAHEINTPNQFIADNVRFLQDSFSELQSLVESYRKMAAEARAGSVSEETLRDVSAAEALHDFEFLSHEIPNASREALEGVERVGGIVKAMRQFSHPGTMRKEPINVNAVVSGALAVSRNEWKNTAKLEVCLEEEIPDVLGHAGDLGQAVLNLVVNACHAVRERHQDARMGVLKISTMAAGDTVMIEIEDDGCGIPAKNLKKVFEPFFTTKGVGIGTGQGLALVHRAVVELMGGDVEVHSEPGQGTRFTLRFPVPVREAVH from the coding sequence ATGGCGATGCCGATCCCGGCGATCGAGCTTCCTCCGAGTGCCGCCGCACGGCGCGACGAACTGTTCGAAATCAATCGCCAGGATCTGCAAAGACGCACCGACCGCCTTTTCGGCCTGGTCATGCTGCTCCAATACGTGGGCGGTGTGATCGCCGCCGCGATCCTCTCGCCTCGAACCTGGGACGGAGTCGGAACGGTGCACCCGCACCTCACGATGGCGCTGGTGCTCGGCCTGCTCATCGCTGCTCCCGTCTGGTTCCTCGCCGCTTTCTTCCCCGGATGCGATCCTAATCGCTTCATCATCGCCATCGCGCAGATGCTGATGTCGTGCCTGCTCATCCACATTTCGGGTGGGCGGATGGAAACCCATTTCCACGTCTTCGGATCCCTGGCATTCCTTGGCTTCTACCGTGACTGGCGGGTTCTGGTCCCCGCCGTCCTCGTCGTATTGGCCGACCACGCCTTGCGGGGCTACTTCATTCCCATGTCCGTTTATGGCATCCCCACCGGCGCGGAATGGCGCTTCCTGGAGCACGCCGGTTGGATCCTCTTCTGCGCCGTATTCATCGGCGCCGCCTGCGTCCAGAGCCGTAAGGAAATGTACGCCGTCGCCGAGCGCCAAGCGCTGGTGGAAGAGACGAAGTCTCGAATCGAACACGTGGTTATCGACCGTACCCACGACCTTCGGGAGAGCGAAGCCCGCAAAACCGCGATCGTCGCCAGCGCCCTCGACGGAATCTTCGCTCTGGACGGAAGCGGCCGGATCACGGAAATGAACCCTTCCGCCATCGCGATCTTCGGCTTTGAAGATTCACAGACCCGCCATCCCCATATCGACAAGCTAATCTCGCTGGAAGCCGGCCGCGGCTCCATTTTCGACGTTATGGCGGCGATCAAGGACCGCGCCGACGGCGAGGGGGTCCGGATGGAAGGGACCGGCTTTCGGCCGGACGGCGATTTCCCGATGGAAATCAGCATTAGCCCGGTCCACGTCTACGGCGAGGTGACCTTCACCGTGCTTGTCCGCGACGTTTCCGAGCGAAAACGACTCGAGGCGAAAGTTTCCCACGGCGAAAAAATGGAAACGCTCGGGCGACTGGCCACCGGAATCGCCCACGAGATCAACACTCCAAATCAATTCATCGCCGACAACGTGCGGTTCCTGCAGGATTCATTCTCCGAACTGCAATCGCTCGTGGAGAGCTATCGGAAAATGGCGGCCGAAGCCCGCGCCGGCAGCGTCTCCGAGGAGACGCTGCGGGACGTCTCCGCTGCCGAAGCGCTCCACGACTTCGAATTCCTGAGCCACGAGATTCCCAATGCCAGCCGCGAGGCGCTGGAAGGAGTGGAGCGGGTCGGCGGGATCGTCAAGGCGATGAGGCAATTCTCCCACCCCGGCACGATGCGAAAGGAGCCGATCAACGTAAATGCCGTCGTCTCCGGCGCCCTCGCCGTAAGCCGGAACGAATGGAAAAACACCGCCAAACTCGAAGTGTGCCTCGAAGAGGAGATCCCCGATGTCCTCGGACATGCCGGTGATCTGGGGCAGGCTGTGCTCAACCTGGTGGTAAATGCGTGCCACGCCGTGCGCGAACGACATCAGGATGCGCGCATGGGGGTTCTCAAGATTAGTACAATGGCCGCCGGAGATACCGTAATGATCGAAATTGAAGACGACGGTTGCGGCATCCCGGCCAAGAATCTTAAAAAGGTCTTCGAGCCGTTCTTCACCACAAAAGGGGTCGGCATCGGCACCGGCCAAGGGCTCGCCCTCGTTCATCGCGCCGTCGTGGAGCTGATGGGCGGAGACGTGGAAGTTCATTCCGAGCCCGGACAGGGAACCCGATTCACCCTTAGGTTCCCGGTTCCGGTAAGGGAGGCCGTCCATTAG
- a CDS encoding redoxin domain-containing protein, whose amino-acid sequence MARFPALLLLTAASVSLAMAQKPATRSIGIGDTAPPLKVAKWLKGTPVKSLGKGKIHVVEFWATWCGPCKVSIPHLTELAHKYKGKATFTGVSVWEHHAPGDVSYLKNVDSFVKEMGEKMDYNIAAEGTEGAMAASWMTAAGQDGIPTAFVIDPKGKIAWIGHPMDGLDEAVGKMIAGKLDVKAEAEKARKQKEENAKRELMYAPLKAKLVAKDHRGAVEEVDKLIAAHPEMKNQFAMFRFMEQLKFDEAAAQKTAAELGDGMLKDSAEGLNQIAWTLVDEKTGVKNLDTALALRLATRAADLTKHEEPNILDTLAVAYFRAGQMDEALATEKKAVSIAEGTKEFDAASLKEMKARLEQYTKAKG is encoded by the coding sequence ATGGCTAGATTCCCCGCACTCCTACTGCTCACCGCCGCTTCGGTATCCCTCGCGATGGCCCAAAAGCCGGCCACTCGATCCATTGGCATCGGCGATACGGCTCCTCCCCTCAAGGTCGCGAAGTGGCTCAAGGGAACGCCCGTCAAGAGCCTTGGCAAAGGCAAAATCCATGTCGTCGAATTCTGGGCAACTTGGTGCGGACCGTGCAAAGTGTCCATCCCTCACCTGACTGAGCTTGCACATAAGTACAAGGGGAAGGCCACCTTCACCGGAGTTAGCGTTTGGGAGCACCATGCGCCGGGCGATGTCTCCTACCTTAAGAACGTCGATTCCTTCGTGAAGGAGATGGGCGAAAAGATGGACTACAACATCGCCGCCGAAGGGACCGAGGGGGCGATGGCGGCCTCTTGGATGACCGCGGCCGGCCAGGACGGCATCCCGACCGCGTTCGTCATCGATCCGAAAGGAAAGATCGCGTGGATCGGCCATCCGATGGACGGACTGGACGAGGCCGTGGGCAAGATGATCGCGGGCAAGCTGGACGTGAAGGCAGAAGCCGAAAAGGCACGTAAGCAGAAGGAAGAGAACGCGAAGCGGGAGTTGATGTACGCTCCGCTCAAAGCGAAGCTGGTTGCGAAGGATCACCGCGGCGCCGTCGAGGAAGTCGATAAGCTGATCGCCGCTCATCCCGAGATGAAGAACCAGTTCGCGATGTTCCGGTTCATGGAGCAGCTTAAGTTCGACGAAGCGGCCGCTCAGAAGACGGCGGCGGAGCTTGGCGACGGCATGCTGAAGGATTCGGCGGAAGGTCTGAACCAAATCGCATGGACCCTGGTCGACGAAAAGACGGGTGTCAAGAACCTCGACACGGCGCTCGCCCTGCGGCTCGCGACGCGGGCGGCGGACTTGACGAAGCACGAAGAGCCGAACATTCTAGACACGCTCGCGGTCGCTTACTTCCGCGCCGGCCAGATGGACGAGGCACTCGCCACCGAGAAGAAGGCGGTTTCGATCGCCGAGGGAACCAAGGAGTTCGACGCCGCCTCCCTCAAGGAGATGAAGGCCCGACTGGAGCAGTACACGAAAGCCAAAGGCTAA
- a CDS encoding TMEM175 family protein, which yields MHKGRLEAFSDGVIAIVITIMVLELKVPLQADLKALHGLLPVFLGYVLSFVNLGIYWNNHHHMLHITKHVNGGILWANQHLLFWLSLIPFSTAWMSEHFESLPTALYGLVLLMAAIAYMILARTIVKSEGPDSLLAKALGRDTKGKVSLMLYLLAIPAAYIQPWISAGLYILVALIWLVPDRRIERQLGMPD from the coding sequence ATGCACAAGGGACGACTCGAGGCTTTTAGCGATGGGGTGATCGCAATCGTCATCACGATCATGGTGCTGGAGCTCAAGGTGCCTCTACAGGCGGACCTCAAAGCGTTGCACGGCCTCCTTCCGGTTTTTCTAGGCTACGTTTTGAGCTTCGTCAACCTCGGGATCTACTGGAACAACCACCACCACATGCTCCACATAACGAAGCACGTGAACGGCGGAATCTTGTGGGCGAACCAGCACCTGCTCTTCTGGCTCTCGTTAATACCGTTCAGCACCGCTTGGATGAGCGAGCACTTCGAGAGCCTTCCCACCGCCCTCTATGGACTCGTCCTTTTGATGGCCGCGATCGCCTACATGATCCTCGCCCGCACGATCGTCAAAAGCGAAGGGCCGGACTCGCTACTCGCGAAAGCGCTCGGGAGGGATACCAAAGGAAAGGTCTCGCTGATGCTGTACTTGCTCGCCATCCCTGCCGCGTACATCCAACCCTGGATCTCCGCCGGGCTGTACATCCTTGTCGCCCTCATTTGGCTAGTCCCCGACCGCCGAATCGAACGCCAGCTCGGAATGCCCGACTAA